A single genomic interval of Bos indicus isolate NIAB-ARS_2022 breed Sahiwal x Tharparkar chromosome 5, NIAB-ARS_B.indTharparkar_mat_pri_1.0, whole genome shotgun sequence harbors:
- the LOC109558299 gene encoding ankyrin repeat domain-containing protein 26-like isoform X1: MLQDETAMLRLEIDALKNQHREKEENYFEDVEILKVKNDDLQKAIKLNEESLTKTISHYTGQLNALTAENTMLNSKLENEKESKQRLETEVKSYRSRLATALHDHDQGQTSKSDLELAFQRARDEWLCLWDKMKYDVANLKDNNEMLSQQLSTVESVFNKLKIKLHHMRDDLREKTLMLERVQRDLSQSECQKQEIEHMYQNEQGKVNTYLGKQECLEERLSQLQSENMLLRQQLGNAQNRAESKEKTVISIQDQFQQIVRKLQAKYEKQGLMLEKRNKELIKEWNYLKERMYWYENEKAEEVSIQKEK, translated from the coding sequence ATGCTGCAGGATGAAACTGCCATGCTAAGACTGGAGATAGATGCACTGAAAAATCAGCACcgggaaaaggaagagaactaTTTTGAGGACGTTGAAATTCTCAAAGTAAAGAATGATGATCTTCAAAAAGCAATAAAACTGAATGAGGAATCATTAACAAAGACTATATCCCACTATACAGGCCAGCTTAATGCTCTGACAGCTGAGAATACAATGCTAAACTCTAAGCTGGAGAAcgaaaaagaaagtaaacaaagACTGGAAACCGAAGTGAAATCCTACCGTTCTAGACTGGCTACTGCCTTACATGATCATGATCAAGGTCAGACATCAAAAAGTGATCTGGAACTTGCCTTCCAGAGAGCAAGAGACGAGTGGTTATGCTTGTGGGACAAAATGAAGTACGATGTGGCTAATCTAAAAGATAACAATGAGATGCTTTCCCAGCAACTATCTACAGTGGAAAGTGTCTTCAATAAGCTGAAAATCAAGCTGCATCACATGAGAGATGATCTtagagaaaagactttgatgttaGAACGTGTCCAGAGAGATCTAAGCCAATCAGAGTGTCAAAAGCAGGAAATTGAACACATGTATCAGAATGAACAAGGCAAAGTGAATACATACCTTGGAAAGCAGGAATGCTTAGAGGAGAGATTATCTCAACTCCAGAGTGAAAACATGTTGCTCCGACAGCAACTGGGTAATGCACAAAACAGAGCCGAAAGTAAAGAGAAGACAGTCATTAGCATCCAAGACCAGTTTCAGCAGATAGTGAGAAAACTTCAGGCCAAATATgagaaacaaggtctgatgctggagaaaagaaacaaggagTTAATCAAGGAAtggaattatttaaaagaaagaatgtattggtatgaaaatgagaaagcagaagaaGTGAGCATCCAGAAGGAGAAATAA